One region of Megalopta genalis isolate 19385.01 chromosome 15, iyMegGena1_principal, whole genome shotgun sequence genomic DNA includes:
- the LOC143260584 gene encoding COMM domain-containing protein 2-like has translation MLLTLKPDHKKHVLLLTDHAPQVLQDFCKLALDYLQKGPNIKLYNAAAQKLEVEVNVIKNSVEGLVNLLLESCRYKLSPEDFRDSVIALGFSEDQETILSKLYNVKRDEISGILTNIGFKLPEYHDMEWRFEVQLASRSLLKQVAPLITVDLSIKNSDKDESIEHVLLQTDPNNLLHITQELEEALREGRSQHIRRLSRVIK, from the exons ATGTTGTTGACATTAAAACCAGATCATAAAAAACATGTTTTGCTTCTTACAGATCATGCACCTCAAG TTCTACAGGATTTTTGTAAATTGGCCTTGGATTATCTACAAAAGGGaccaaatattaaattatataatgcaGCTGCCC AGAAATTGGAAGTTGAAGTGAATGTAATTAAAAATTCAGTGGAAGGACTtgttaatttattattagaaaGTTGTAGATATAAA TTAAGCCCTGAGGACTTCAGAGATTCTGTAATTGCTTTGGGATTTTCAGAGGATCAAGAAACAATTTTAAGCAAACTATACAATGTTAAAAGAGATGAAATATCAGGTATACTCACAAATATTGGATTTAAATTGCCTGAGTATCATGATATGGAATGGAGATTTGAAGTTCAG CTCGCATCAAGATCATTATTAAAGCAAGTAGCACCTCTAATAACAGTGGATTTATCCATTAAGAATTCAGACAAAGATGAGAGTATCGAGCATGTGTTGCTTCAAACAGATCCCAATAATTTGTTACATATTACGCAAGAGTTAGAAGAGGCTCTTCGAGAAGGACGTAGTCAACATATTCGAAGACTTTCAAGAGTGATCAAATGA
- the Pfdn6 gene encoding prefoldin 6 — MTNIMEEIQMLFKSEVDKYKQVQKDYHKALSQRQQLDGQLNENIAVKKELDLLKTENDVFKLIGPVLIKQDLEEAKQNVSKRMEYISSELKRVEELIVTLDKKQDTHREALEKYDQMFQAHVKAAFSQPKA; from the exons ATG ACGAATATTATGGAAGAAATACAAATGCTTTTCAAAAGTGAGGTAGACAAATATAAACAAGTTCAAAAAG ATTACCACAAAGCATTGAGTCAAAGGCAGCAGTTGGATGGCCagttaaatgaaaatatcgCAGTTAAGAAAGAGTTAGATCTTTTAAAAACAGAGAACGATGTTTTCAAGCTGATAGGACCAGTTCTAATAAAACAGGATTTGGAAGAAGCTAAACAAAATGTTTCCAAGCGTATGGAATATATTTCTTCCGAACT gAAACGAGTGGAAGAATTAATTGTAACTTTAGATAAAAAGCAAGATACTCACCGGGAAGCCTTAGAGAAATATGATCAAATGTTCCAAGCTCATGTGAAAGCAGCATTCAGTCAACCAAAGGCATAA
- the LOC117229330 gene encoding rhodopsin: MELTALTDIYNGTTPLSMGVLPSPNFTLTTTLGPQFARQIMRFSNQTVVSKIPDEMIHLIDAYWYQFPPLNPIWHKILGLVMILLGIIGWSGNAVVVYIFLLTPSLRTPSNILVVNLAFSDFIMMGFMCPPMVICCFYETWILGNLMCDIYAMVGSLCGCASIWTMTAIALDRYNVIVKGMSGTPLTIKKAVLQIFFIWTFGLLWAILPMVGWNRYVPEGNLTACGTDYLTLEWSSKSYILVYSMFVYYTPLFTIIYSYYFIVAAVAAHEKGMREQAKKMNVASLRSGDQSGPSAEAKLAKVALITISLWFMAWTPYLVINYIGIFNRNLISPLFTIWGSLFAKANAIYNPIVYGISHPKYRAALKEKLPFFVCGKTEELNPPAGADSKSEVSKT; encoded by the exons ATGGAGCTAACTGCATTAACGGATATTTACAATGGAACTACCCCTTTATCGATGGGAGTTTTACCTTCACCAAATTTTACCCTAACAACCACTCTCGGACCACAGTTTGCAAGACAGATAATGCGGTTCAGTAATCAAACAGTCGTTAGTAAAATACCTGACGAAATGATTCACTTAATCGACGCATATTG GTACCAATTTCCGCCATTAAATCCAATATGGCATAAAATTTTAGGCCTAGTTATGATCTTATTGGGGATTATAGGGTGGAGTGGTAATGCTGTAGttgtttatatatttctattgaCGCCGTCCTTAAGAACACCTAGCAATATACTTGTAGTAAATTTGGCTTTTTCCGATTTCATTATGATGGGTTTTATGTGCCCTCCTATGGTGATCTGTTGTTTCTATGAAACATGGATTCTCG GAAACTTAATGTGCGACATTTATGCAATGGTTGGTTCATTATGCGGATGTGCATCTATTTGGACAATGACAGCTATTGCTCTAGACAGATATAACGTTATAGTGAAG ggTATGTCTGGAACCCCTCTTACTATAAAAAAAGCGGTACTCCAGATATTTTTTATATGGACATTTGGTCTACTATGGGCGATTTTACCTATGGTGGGGTGGAATAG GTATGTCCCAGAGGGTAATTTGACTGCCTGCGGAACAGACTACCTCACGTTAGAATGGTCCTCGAAGTCGTACATATTAGTTTACTCGATGTTTGTCTACTATACACCGTTGTTCACTATTATATACAGCTACTACTTTATCGTAGCG GCTGTAGCGGCACACGAGAAAGGAATGAGAGAGCAAGCAAAGAAGATGAACGTTGCATCTCTAAGATCCGGAGACCAATCGGGTCCCAGTGCTGAAGCAAAATTGGCAAAG GTAGCGTTGATAACAATTTCGTTATGGTTTATGGCATGGACACCCTATCTCGTTATCAACTATATTGGAATATTCAATCGCAACTTGATCTCACCACTGTTTACTATATGGGGATCTCTGTTTGCGAAAGCAAATGCGATATACAACCCAATCGTTTATGGAATCAG CCATCCAAAGTACAGAGCGGCGTTGAAAGAGAAGTTACCATTCTTTGTATGTGGAAAAACCGAAGAACTCAATCCTCCTGCTGGAGCCGACAGTAAGTCGGAGGTTTCAAAAACTTAA